ACAAACTCCGTTACGCCACACTCATGGGCATCAAAAAAGCCAAAACCAAGGAGCTTAAGACCGTCGCGGCCTCAGCCTCTACTGCCGCTTCAGCGGTCACGCTTGATCGCGTCTACCTTCCCGAGAAACAGAAGAAGACCGAGATGCTGACCGGCTCTCCGTCTGAGATCGCAACCAAGATCGTAGAAAAATTGAAGTTCGAAGTGAGGGTTTTATGAGCGGAGTTCTCGTCATCCTGGAGCAACGCTCCGGTACCTGGAATCGCATGAGCTATGAGGCCGTCGCCGCAGGCCGCGCTCTCGCCGAAAAGACCGGTCAGCCACTTGCCGTAGCGACTCTCGCAGGTAAAGGCGCCGCGCTCTCCTGGCAAATCGGCGGGCAACCCACTACTGCTTATCTCGTTGAGCACGAGTTGCTCGAGCCATACACTTCGGACGCATACGTTATCGCGCTCGAGCAGCTAATCAAGAAGCTGGAACCCTCCTACGTTCTCTTCCCACATACCTACCAGGTCCGCGACTTCGCCCCCGCGCTCGCGACACGCTTCAAACAAGTCCTCATCAGCGACGTCATCGCCATCCGCTATGACTCAGCTGGCTCCGCGGGCCCCGTCTTCGTCCGGCAGCTTTTCCAGGGCAAGCTCAACGCCGACTATCGTCACGCCGGAACCGGCCCCTGCTTCGTCTCTCTCCAGGCCGGCAGCTTCCGCGCCGATGAATCCACTTCCTCAGGTACTCCTGAAACTTTTACTCCACAACTTGAAGCCTCGCAGATCCGCAACAAGCCCGGCGAACGTTTCCGCGAATCTGGGCAGACCGTCGATCTTACTCAGGCTCCCGTCATCGTCTCTGTCGGCCGGGGCATCGGCGAGCAAGATAATCTTCCAATCGTGGAAGAGCTCGCCCAGGCCCTCGGGGCCGAGCTCGCCGCCTCGCGTCCTATCTGCGATAACGGCTGGCTTCCCATGGAGCGGCAGGTCGGCAGCTCCGGCCAGACCGTTTCACCGAAACTCTATCTCGCCATCGGTATCAGCGGAGCGATCCAGCATCTGGTTGGGATGAAAGGCTCCAAATCTGTTATCGCAATCAACAAAGACGAGAATGCGCCGATCTTCGAAGTCGCCGATTACGGAGTCGTCGGCGATCTCTTCGAGATTGTTCCTGAACTGACCAAGGCAATCCAAACGGCCAAAGCATAGAAATCTCTCGCGGTTTGTCCTTGCATCTATACTGAAGGCCTGTTCCACTTGTTTCGTTTTTCTGGCCACGCGCATCGAATAAATGAAAGACGAGGGCCATGGCGACCATCTCCCCACCTCTTCCCATCGACGGCGAATCGATCATGCGGATGGAGCAAACAGGACACGGACGCCTGCGCGACCGTTTTGGCCGCGCAATTACTGATTTGCGCCTCTCGGTCACCGATCGCTGCAACTACAAATGCGTCTACTGCCGTACTGGAAATGAAGGCGCTCAATACACCGAGCTGGCCACGGGGGATTACCTCCGCATGGTCCGCATCATGGTGTCGCTCGGCATCGAAAAAGTTCGCCTCACTGGAGGAGAACCTCTGCTTCGCTCTGGGCTTGTCGAAATGGTGCACGAGCTTTCCACGCTACGCACTGCCTTCCTTTCCGACGGGACCGCGACAGACTCAGGCCTTCCGATCGATCTCGCCCTGACCACCAACGGGCACCTCCTCGAGCCGTTAGCAGCCCCCCTAATGGAAGCGGGGCTCAAGCGAATCACCGTCAGTATGGATGCGGTCGAACCCGAGACCTTCGCGGCCATCACCCGCGTTCCACGCAGCTTCGAGCGTGTGCTTGCAGGAGTTCGCAAGGCAACAGCCGTCGGCTTTGGCCCGGTCAAAATAAACTGCGTCCTGCTCCGCGGCTTCAACGATCACCAGATTGAGGCCTTCGCCGAGTTTTCGCGACGCGAAGGAGTCATCGTTCGCTTCATCGAGTTCATGCCGCTCGAAGAGGACCGCAGCTGGCGTTCAGAGACGGTCATCCGCATGGATGAACTCGTTGCTCGATTGAACCACTTCCGCCCGCTGGTTGAGCTTCCGCAACACTCCGCAAGCGAAACAGCGCGACGGTTTACCTTCGACGACGGCGTCGGAGAGATCGGTATCATCGCTCCCGTCTCGCGCCCATTTTGCGGACATTGCAGCCGTATCCGCATTACCTCCGACGGCAAACTTCGCACCTGCCTTTTTTCGCAGAGTGACCACGATCTCTATGGCCGGATGTTTCGCGGGGGAACCGATCAGGAGCTTGCTGCGTATATTCGTAGCGTTGTATTTCAAAAAGAAGAACGTCATCACATTGGGGAACCGGGGTTTGAAAAACCCTTACGCAATATGGTTCATATTGGTGGCTAACAACCATCGGCAATGATAGAAACGAAGAAAGTTTTATTTTCCCGATAAAACACTCTCTCCATAACCTGCCAGGATCAAAGCTCTGTGTTGAAAGAACGCCGCCAGTTCGAAGTAATAGAAAGCCGCCAGATGGATCATCTTCGGATGTTCCACGACGTGGCGCGCGGACTGACGGCCAGCCTGGAGCTGGAGGAGATCCTCAGCACCATCATGAACAAGATGGCGCAGTTCTTCGGCCCCGAGCGCTGGTCCATGTTGATGGTTGATGAAAAAACGAACCAGCTCTTCTATGCCATCGCCGTTGGAGAAAACGCAGAGAGTCTGCGAGGTCTCCGCATCAATATGGGCGAAGGTGTGGCCGGGTGGGTCGCATCTACAGGAAACCCGCTTGTCGTTCCGGATGTCAGGCTCGATCCGCAATGGTCCGCCTTCGTCGCGAAGAACCCTGATCTCAACATTCAGTCCATCGCCTGCGTCCCGGTACGCTCTGGCGACAAGACGCTCGGCGTCATTCAGCTCCTCAACAGCAAACTCGACCTGTTGTCGGAGTACTCTATCTCGTTCCTTCGAATTCTCTGCGATTACGCTGCAATTGCCATCCAGAATTCCCGTTCGATGACGCTGATCCAGGAGCTGACCATCACCGACGACTGCACCGGACTGTTCAACGCTCGGCACCTGTACACCATGCTCGAAGAGCAGGTCGCAAAAGGAACGGAATTCAGCCTTCTGTTTATCGATCTCGACCGCTTCAAGTCCGTCAACGATACGCACGGGCATTTGATCGGCAGCCGTCTGCTCTCCGAGGTCGGCAACCTGATGCGCCGCTCTCTCGGCCCGGCAAACTCCTCCTTCCGCTATGGCGGCGATGAATTTGTCGCGCTGCTGCCCGGCATGGGGAAAGCTGCCGGTACAGGAGCGACCCTGGCGCTGCATGAAGACCTTCGGCGCAACCGTTTTCTGGAAGGCGCCGGTCTCTCTCTCGGCCTGTCGGGCAGCTTTGGACTCGCCACCTTCCCCGAGGACGGTAACACCGTTCAGGCGATTTTGCGTGCCGCCGACGAGATGATGTACCTGGCCAAGACTACGCGCGACAACATCGCGGTCGCCGGCCGGGGTCTTCTGCTCGATCGTCCAAAGATCCCGACGCCGATTCGTTCTTCGCGCTGATCTATTGATCGGGCCTGCGTGGTGACAGTGCAAATGGCCGCTTCGGCTGAGGCAAAATTGCGTCACGGTTTGCCGGAGCCGTCGGATGTATGCCGAAGTCCCACACTCCCAGGTTCACCTCGTGGTCCGACAGCACTTCCATTAGCGCATACTCCCCGAAGATTAGGGGCTGGCGAGGAGTCAGCTTCATCCAATGGCCGCCTGGCAGAACTTCCATCTTCGTATCCACCACGTCCTCGTCCTGGCGAACATTGCCCATCATGCTGATCTTGAACGAGGCGACGATTCTCGAACCTGTCCGCACATCAGCCCTCACAATCACATAGCGACTTGCTGCAGGATCGCCTGGCTTATCCTTCATCGCGCTGGAGGCTCCATGCGTATCGACGGTCAATGGCATACTGCCGCTCGGCACGATCGCATCGCCCAACCGGATGTAGATCACTGGAGTATCGACGTGCAGTTGCACCATCGACCGCTCTCCCTTCAGCTGGACGAGCTGGTGCGAGCTGGAGAGCGGATTCACCACAGCCTTCAGGACGTTGTGGCCCGTATTGTGGTTCAGCTCGCCGTCTGACTGCGGCAATGGCACCAATTGCGGCTGCCCCTGAAAGGTATCGAGCGCCAGCACATTATCCAGCTCCGGTAAACGCAAATCAGGCGCAACTTCGGGAGTCATCGCAGCACGATCTGCCTCCTCTTTCAGCAACTCGGGATCAATCGCAGGCGCCGCGCTCTGGCTCCCGTCCTCCTCAGCCTGCGAGTGGCTGCGCTCCCAGCGATGCGTCGCGTCAAAATCGACCAAGGCTACGGGAATCTCTTCCTCTGCCCCTCCGCGCTCGGCAGAGACATACCGTACCCGATCGCCCACGATCCGATAACTCATTACGACCTGGTAACTTCCGTCCTTCAAAATCAAACGGGTACGGCGAGGCGCAGCCGCGTCCGCTGAAGGAAGCGGCTTCTGAGACTGCATCGCCAGCAACCTGCCCGTCGAGGCCAGCCCCGAAAAGAGCAGGAAAATGAGAAAAACCTTTACCCCTGTTCGCATCGTCTTAATCCATAGAATCCGGTCTCTCAGTTTAGCCCCCTGCGCTCCGTTAGACGCGCCGCCGATGCGAACAGTAAGGGAAGGGAAGTTGGGGATTTCAACCTCACTATGCTAAACAAAAAGAGACGACTTTTTCATGTGCACGCTCTTCCAGCTCGGCATTCGAGAACAACGGCCTATGTGGCTGCAGGTTCTCGCGCTGGTCTGCATCCTTGCAGTCAGCCTCATGAGCACGGCACAGGTCTCTCATACGCACGCGGAGTTCTCCGCACTCAAGCAGGGCCCACATCAGAATGGCCCCGCACCGGATGACCACTGCCCGCTCTGCGTGGCAATGCACTCCGTCCTTGCAGCTCCACATTATTTCGCTCCAGAACCGACACTCTCCATCCAGCGACTGGACTCAGTCGCTGCCGAAGCCATCCGCATCTTCCGCTGGCGCTTCGAAATGGCCAGCCGCCCCCCACCTGCGCAGGACTACGTCTAGTCCCGCAGGTATTCGTGTTTCTGGAAATCACTTTCCCCTGAATCACCGCTACCTGTCATTCATCACGGCGTCGTCTTTCGAACGCCCTTTGTAGCTTCGACAGGAGTTTTTCCATGCGCAGGCCCGTTTTTCTACGGTTTCTTTCCATTTTGTTCTTCTTCAGTTCTCTTCTCCCAAGTGCGTACGCCTTTCAGAGCAATTCCGGAACCGTCTCCGGAACCATCACCGACCCCAGCGGGGCCCTCGTTCCGGGAGCAAGTGTTGAGATTGCGAATCACGTCAGCGGCTACACCCGCAAGGCGACCACGGACGCTACCGGTCAATTCCGCTTCTATAACGTTCCCTTCAACCCCTATCGCATTTCCGTTTCAGCAGAAGGGTTCGGTGCAGCCAGCAAATCGGTTGACATCAACTCCATTGTCCCGATCACCCTTCCCATTCAGCTCAGCCTTGCCGCAAGCTCCACAACTGTAACTGTCGAAAGTGGCTCGGATCTCATCGAGAACGACTCCACCTTCCATACTGACGTCGATCGCTCCACCATCGACCGTATGCCACTGGAAAGCCAGTCCTCCTCGCTCAGTTCGATCGTGACGCTCTCCTCACCCGGCGTAACAGCAGACTCCAACGGTCTCTTCCACGGCCTCGGCGATCACGCAGAGAACTCCTTCTCCGTCGATGGTCAGCCCATCACCGACCAGCAGAGTAAGGTCTTCTCCAATCAGCTTCCCTCCGATGCCGTCCAGTCTCTTGAAGTCATCGGAGGAGCCCCGCCCGCCGAATACGGAGACAAGACCAGTCTCATCATCAAAGCCACCACCCGTTCCGGCCAGGGAGTCACCTCGCCGCACGGCAGTATTGCCCTCGACTACGGCACCTTTGGCACCGCCAGTCTCGACGGCAACATCGCCTATGGTGGCCAGAACTGGGGCAACTTCCTCGCCGTCAGCGGAATGAACTCTGGCCGCTTCCTCGATGGTCCCGAGTTTCAGACCCTTCACAACAAAGGCAATCAGCAAAACATCTTCGATCGCGTCGACTTCCAGTTCGCCGATGAAGACTCCTTGCATACCAACCTGCAGTACACCCGTTCCTGGTTTCAAACCCCCAACTCTTACGACACCATGAATGTCTTCGATCAGTTCGGAAATTCAGTCGGTGCGGCCGATCAACGCTCAAAGATTGAAACCTTCAATATCGCTCCAACCTGGACGCATATCATCAATCAAAACACCGTTCTCAACTTCGGTGCCTACATCCGGCGCGATGGCTACAACTACATTCCCAGCAACAATCCTCTGGCCGATCTCGGGCCCATCCAGCAGGAGACCGTCCAGCAATACCGTACGTTGACGAACACCGGCGTTCGCTCCGACATCTCATGGGTCAAGGGCATCCACAATGTGAAGATCGGCGCCCTCTATCAGCAGACCTTCCTTCGTGAAAACCTGCATACCGGCATCGTCGATCCTGCTCTCAACGCTCCGTGCGTGGATGCCGAAGGTAGTCCCGTCAATGGCTTTACCGATCCCAGCCAATGCGCGGCTGCCGATCTGACAGCCAACGATGCCTTCAATCCAGTGCTCCTGCCTCACGACCTGACTCGTGGCGGCATCAACTACTTCTGGAACGGACGTACCGATGTCAAACAGCTCGCGCTCTACGCGCAGGACCAGATCACCAAAGGTCCTTGGCTCCTCAACCTCGGCATTCGCGGTGACCTCTACAATGGCCTCTCGGTCCAGCGACAGGCTGAACCCCGCGTCGGCATCTCCTACAACATCAAGCAAACCAACACCGTCCTGAGGGCCTCTTATGCCCGTGTGATGGAGACCCCCTTCAACGAGAATCTCGTCCTCTCCGTCAAAGGCTGCTACGATCCTGTGATTCAGGGCATCTTCGAAACTCTGGGCCAGTGCGTTCCAGCGTCCTTCGATCCGGGCTTCCGCAATGAGTTCCACGCCGGAATCCAGCAGGCCTTCGGCAGACACCTCGTCGTCAGCGGCGAGTACATCTGGAAGTACACCCACAACGCCTACGACTTCTCCGTCTTCGGCTCGACACCCATCACTTTCCCCATTGCCTGGCATAACTCGAAGATTCCCGGCTTCGCTCTTCGCGCCAATGTGCCGGAGACGCACGGCATCAGCGCCTTCCTCGTTCTCTCCTCAGTCTCGGCGCGGTTCTTCAATCCACAGGTCGGAGGAATTGGTACCACCCCCGGAACTCCGGGCTCCAATTATCCGTTCCGCATTGACCATGACGAGCGCTACAACCAGACTGCACATTTGCAGTACACCCTGCCCTTCCGAAAGAGCACCTGGCTCGGATTCAACTGGCGATACGACAGCGGCCTCGTCGCCGGTTCCACACCCTGCTATAACGTCACCGATCCCAACAGCGGCTGCTCCAACTTCTCCTTTGATCCAAACGGCAATCCACTCACGATCGGAGGCCAACCCGCAGTCAGTCTCTCGAGCCTTACCGCGGACCAGCAGTTCCAAGCTGGACTGGCCTGCAATGGCGTTCGTGCTACCCCTGGCAATCCACTGCCGGACCTTTGTCTGGCCTCGCAACTTAGCTCAGGCCTGTTGAAGATCCCCGCTCCTAATACTGGCAACGACGATCGGAACCCACCGCGTATCCAGCCACGGAACCTCTTCGATATCGCTCTCGGAGAAGACAACCTCTTCCATGGCGATAAACGCAAGATCGGCCTGAGAGTTACTGCCGTCAACGTCACCAACAAATACGCGCTCTATAACTTCCTGTCGACGTTCTCGGGAACGCACTACGTCACCCCGCGCGCGATCACAGCAGAGATTAGCTACAGCTTCTAACTCCTTCAACAGAAAGAGCGCAGATAACAGCTCTGCGCTCTTTCTTTGCATAAACAAATCTAGTTAAAGGAACCTGACCGATGAGTTACGTACTCTCCTCATCGCAGGCGCATTTGCGCCGCCATGCCGATCTTCTGGGTGCCGTAGCCTCAGGCGTCTGCTTTCTCCACTGCCTGATTACTCCGTTGGTTATCAGCCTCTTCCCAAGTATCATTCCCTACTTACCGGGCGATGCCTGGTTCCATCGTCTGCTTGCGATCGGGATCGTCCTTCTTGGAGCAGTCGCTTTCATCCCCGGCTATCGTCTCCATCGGCGCAAAGCTCTTCTCTTGCTTATTGGGATCAGCATCTCGTTCATCCTGATCGTCGCGTGGTCAGGTGAATCGCTCAACCGTGCGACAGAACTCTACCTCAGTCTTCCTGGATCAGGCATGCTTGTCGCTGCTCATCCGCTCAATCGGAGCTTTTGCAGGCAGTATCTCGCATGCAAAAGCTCCGATACTTGTCATTCGACAAACGTAGCGCCTTAAATTAAGGCTCATTTCAACGAAGCAATCAACGACTCTTCCAGTAGATCCAACGCAATATCCGCTTCGTCCTGTGTAACCACTAGGGGAGGACAGAGCCGTATACTCGACTCCCCACACCCCAGAATCAACAGGCCTCGCTCGAATGCTTGCTCAACCACACGATCGCGCAACTCTCCCGCAGCCTTGCGTGTCTTCTGGTCCTTTACCAGCTCGAGACCAATCATCAGCCCTCGCCCACGAACATCGCCAACATTCGCATGTCGATCGATCCACGTCCGCAGTCGCTCCATGATCTTGCCGCCGACCTGATCTGCATTTGCGATTGCTCCGCCTCCCAACACATCCATCGTCGCAAGCGCCGCTGCAATCGAAATCGGATTTCCTCCGAAGGTACTCGCATGAGAACCCGGCTTCCAATCCATGACCTCCGCTCGCGTTATGCATGTTCCCAACGGCATACCGCTTGCGATTCCCTTTGCGCTACAGACGATATCCGGTTCGACTCCCGTATGCTCAATCGCCCACCACTTCCCTGTCCTGCCCATCCCTGATTGGACTTCATCGGCAACCAGCAAAATCCCATGCCGATCGCAGATCTTCCGAAGCTCCTGCATAAACACATCCGGCCCTACGACATATCCACCTTCACCTTGAATCGGCTCTACGAAGATCGCGGCTACCTCTTCCGGCGGAAGAATCGTCTTGAACAGCCTCTCCTCGATGTAGCGCGCGCAACCCAGTGCGTACTCCTCTCTCTCCTTCGGGTCTTCACTGCAATTCCGATAAAAGTTCGGATAGGGAACGTGATGCAC
This portion of the Edaphobacter sp. 4G125 genome encodes:
- a CDS encoding electron transfer flavoprotein subunit alpha/FixB family protein gives rise to the protein MSGVLVILEQRSGTWNRMSYEAVAAGRALAEKTGQPLAVATLAGKGAALSWQIGGQPTTAYLVEHELLEPYTSDAYVIALEQLIKKLEPSYVLFPHTYQVRDFAPALATRFKQVLISDVIAIRYDSAGSAGPVFVRQLFQGKLNADYRHAGTGPCFVSLQAGSFRADESTSSGTPETFTPQLEASQIRNKPGERFRESGQTVDLTQAPVIVSVGRGIGEQDNLPIVEELAQALGAELAASRPICDNGWLPMERQVGSSGQTVSPKLYLAIGISGAIQHLVGMKGSKSVIAINKDENAPIFEVADYGVVGDLFEIVPELTKAIQTAKA
- a CDS encoding acetyl ornithine aminotransferase family protein; the protein is MSPMTQAQARIASEATFAEHGPKLKTALPGPLAKKAIAADEQLISPSYTRGYPLVVKSGSGARITDVDDNEFLDFTAGIAVNSTGHCHPDIVRAIQDQAAKLIHMSGTDFYYESMAKLAAKLSAIAPMRGPHRVYYGNSGAEAVECALKLARYHTGRQNIIAFLGAFHGRTMGALSLTASKPQQKRRFAPLISGVHHVPYPNFYRNCSEDPKEREEYALGCARYIEERLFKTILPPEEVAAIFVEPIQGEGGYVVGPDVFMQELRKICDRHGILLVADEVQSGMGRTGKWWAIEHTGVEPDIVCSAKGIASGMPLGTCITRAEVMDWKPGSHASTFGGNPISIAAALATMDVLGGGAIANADQVGGKIMERLRTWIDRHANVGDVRGRGLMIGLELVKDQKTRKAAGELRDRVVEQAFERGLLILGCGESSIRLCPPLVVTQDEADIALDLLEESLIASLK
- the moaA gene encoding GTP 3',8-cyclase MoaA → MRMEQTGHGRLRDRFGRAITDLRLSVTDRCNYKCVYCRTGNEGAQYTELATGDYLRMVRIMVSLGIEKVRLTGGEPLLRSGLVEMVHELSTLRTAFLSDGTATDSGLPIDLALTTNGHLLEPLAAPLMEAGLKRITVSMDAVEPETFAAITRVPRSFERVLAGVRKATAVGFGPVKINCVLLRGFNDHQIEAFAEFSRREGVIVRFIEFMPLEEDRSWRSETVIRMDELVARLNHFRPLVELPQHSASETARRFTFDDGVGEIGIIAPVSRPFCGHCSRIRITSDGKLRTCLFSQSDHDLYGRMFRGGTDQELAAYIRSVVFQKEERHHIGEPGFEKPLRNMVHIGG
- a CDS encoding TonB-dependent receptor encodes the protein MRRPVFLRFLSILFFFSSLLPSAYAFQSNSGTVSGTITDPSGALVPGASVEIANHVSGYTRKATTDATGQFRFYNVPFNPYRISVSAEGFGAASKSVDINSIVPITLPIQLSLAASSTTVTVESGSDLIENDSTFHTDVDRSTIDRMPLESQSSSLSSIVTLSSPGVTADSNGLFHGLGDHAENSFSVDGQPITDQQSKVFSNQLPSDAVQSLEVIGGAPPAEYGDKTSLIIKATTRSGQGVTSPHGSIALDYGTFGTASLDGNIAYGGQNWGNFLAVSGMNSGRFLDGPEFQTLHNKGNQQNIFDRVDFQFADEDSLHTNLQYTRSWFQTPNSYDTMNVFDQFGNSVGAADQRSKIETFNIAPTWTHIINQNTVLNFGAYIRRDGYNYIPSNNPLADLGPIQQETVQQYRTLTNTGVRSDISWVKGIHNVKIGALYQQTFLRENLHTGIVDPALNAPCVDAEGSPVNGFTDPSQCAAADLTANDAFNPVLLPHDLTRGGINYFWNGRTDVKQLALYAQDQITKGPWLLNLGIRGDLYNGLSVQRQAEPRVGISYNIKQTNTVLRASYARVMETPFNENLVLSVKGCYDPVIQGIFETLGQCVPASFDPGFRNEFHAGIQQAFGRHLVVSGEYIWKYTHNAYDFSVFGSTPITFPIAWHNSKIPGFALRANVPETHGISAFLVLSSVSARFFNPQVGGIGTTPGTPGSNYPFRIDHDERYNQTAHLQYTLPFRKSTWLGFNWRYDSGLVAGSTPCYNVTDPNSGCSNFSFDPNGNPLTIGGQPAVSLSSLTADQQFQAGLACNGVRATPGNPLPDLCLASQLSSGLLKIPAPNTGNDDRNPPRIQPRNLFDIALGEDNLFHGDKRKIGLRVTAVNVTNKYALYNFLSTFSGTHYVTPRAITAEISYSF
- a CDS encoding MerC domain-containing protein; the encoded protein is MSYVLSSSQAHLRRHADLLGAVASGVCFLHCLITPLVISLFPSIIPYLPGDAWFHRLLAIGIVLLGAVAFIPGYRLHRRKALLLLIGISISFILIVAWSGESLNRATELYLSLPGSGMLVAAHPLNRSFCRQYLACKSSDTCHSTNVAP
- a CDS encoding sensor domain-containing diguanylate cyclase, with the translated sequence MDHLRMFHDVARGLTASLELEEILSTIMNKMAQFFGPERWSMLMVDEKTNQLFYAIAVGENAESLRGLRINMGEGVAGWVASTGNPLVVPDVRLDPQWSAFVAKNPDLNIQSIACVPVRSGDKTLGVIQLLNSKLDLLSEYSISFLRILCDYAAIAIQNSRSMTLIQELTITDDCTGLFNARHLYTMLEEQVAKGTEFSLLFIDLDRFKSVNDTHGHLIGSRLLSEVGNLMRRSLGPANSSFRYGGDEFVALLPGMGKAAGTGATLALHEDLRRNRFLEGAGLSLGLSGSFGLATFPEDGNTVQAILRAADEMMYLAKTTRDNIAVAGRGLLLDRPKIPTPIRSSR